In Spirochaeta thermophila DSM 6578, the following proteins share a genomic window:
- a CDS encoding superoxide dismutase has translation MSFTLPSLPYPYDALEPHIDARTMEIHHTKHHAGYVNNLNAALEKAPAAKDKDLVFLLRNLKSLPEEVQTAVRNNGGGHANHSLFWTVLSPKGGGTPRDAVGKAIASTFGSFDAFKEAFSKAAATRFGSGWAWLVVNAYGELQVYSTPNQDSPYMDGFIPILGLDVWEHAYYLSYQNRRPDYIAAFWNVVNWEEVERRYKEALASL, from the coding sequence ATGAGCTTCACACTCCCCTCACTTCCCTATCCCTACGATGCACTCGAGCCTCACATAGACGCCCGGACCATGGAGATACATCACACCAAGCACCATGCCGGGTACGTGAATAACCTCAATGCCGCGCTCGAAAAAGCGCCTGCTGCAAAGGACAAAGACCTGGTCTTCCTTCTCAGGAATCTCAAAAGCCTTCCCGAGGAGGTGCAGACCGCGGTACGCAACAACGGCGGCGGGCATGCGAACCACAGCCTCTTCTGGACCGTGCTCTCGCCCAAAGGTGGCGGGACGCCCCGGGATGCGGTCGGCAAGGCCATTGCCTCCACGTTCGGTTCCTTCGATGCCTTCAAGGAGGCCTTCTCCAAGGCGGCCGCCACCAGGTTCGGGAGCGGCTGGGCCTGGCTCGTGGTGAACGCGTATGGGGAGCTCCAGGTCTACTCCACCCCCAACCAGGACAGCCCCTACATGGACGGCTTCATACCTATCCTGGGCCTGGACGTCTGGGAACACGCCTACTATCTGTCGTATCAGAACAGGAGACCCGACTACATCGCCGCGTTCTGGAACGTGGTGAACTGGGAGGAAGTCGAACGACGCTACAAAGAGGCCCTCGCCTCGCTGTGA
- a CDS encoding outer membrane lipoprotein-sorting protein, whose protein sequence is MRRVFTALLFLPLLVSGIFALDGREIMEKARDAVKVDASHALVRMLLIEKNGSTSERILEMFGKKGSDDLTRSLIVFHRPASVKDTRFLVLEQKGRPDDKFIYLPTLRRVRRIAAEEGGQSFMGSDFTYDDMSSRDIDDDVHTLLREENLDGVPCYVVKSVPKDAKNSQYHHRVSWVRKDNFIPIRVEMYEDEKTILKVLTIEKLEKVEGVWTPMVTLMKNVKTGHATRLEIQKIKYNEELPDALFSQKFLETGRL, encoded by the coding sequence ATGAGACGAGTGTTCACCGCATTGCTCTTTCTGCCACTTCTCGTCAGCGGGATCTTTGCCCTGGACGGAAGGGAGATCATGGAAAAGGCCCGCGACGCCGTGAAGGTGGACGCGAGCCACGCCCTGGTGCGTATGCTCCTCATAGAAAAGAATGGGAGCACCTCGGAGCGTATCCTCGAGATGTTCGGTAAGAAGGGGAGCGACGATCTTACGCGATCGCTCATCGTCTTTCACAGGCCCGCCTCGGTGAAGGACACCAGGTTCCTCGTCCTCGAGCAGAAGGGGAGGCCAGACGACAAGTTCATCTACCTTCCGACACTGCGTCGGGTACGGAGGATCGCGGCCGAAGAGGGGGGCCAGTCGTTCATGGGCTCGGACTTCACCTACGACGATATGTCGAGCAGAGACATAGATGATGATGTCCACACTCTCCTGCGCGAAGAGAACCTCGATGGTGTTCCCTGTTATGTGGTGAAGTCGGTACCAAAGGATGCAAAGAACAGCCAGTACCACCACAGGGTGAGCTGGGTGAGGAAGGACAACTTCATTCCCATTCGGGTGGAGATGTACGAGGACGAGAAGACGATCCTCAAGGTGCTCACCATCGAGAAGCTCGAGAAGGTCGAGGGTGTCTGGACGCCCATGGTCACGCTGATGAAGAACGTGAAGACAGGCCATGCCACCAGGCTGGAGATCCAGAAGATCAAGTACAATGAGGAACTGCCGGATGCACTTTTCAGCCAGAAGTTCCTCGAAACAGGAAGGCTGTGA
- a CDS encoding AI-2E family transporter — protein sequence MERLVRLQVIFLALLSLVAIGGVLHITQQVVLPLVIAALLSFILAPLVVRMHRARIPYFLGITVVMLLLVLIIAGLGTLLSSSLYSLIREYPRYQTRFIGLYNTLVDRFHLREWLFNDLSWVRTIGSYLVGLSGRLVELVSYTVLVLLFLLFLLLEWRHLPRKMLRALRRGLTARIARILEHISEQISRYLAVKFLISLATGLLVWAAYSLIGLDFAFIWGLLAFLFNFIPNIGSAVVWGLSSLFAVIQFYPDWQHPLLVSGSMILIQMVMGNLLEPKLAGEQLNLSPVVVLFSLLFWGWLWGVAGMFIAVPLTVIVKIVCENIPQLKAVSILMGTASRRDRSRDGRA from the coding sequence GTGGAACGCCTGGTACGCCTGCAGGTCATCTTCCTTGCCCTCCTCTCTCTCGTTGCGATAGGGGGGGTGCTCCACATCACCCAGCAGGTGGTGCTCCCCCTCGTGATCGCGGCTCTGCTCTCGTTCATCCTTGCACCGCTCGTCGTACGCATGCATCGTGCGCGTATCCCCTATTTCCTCGGGATCACGGTGGTGATGCTCCTCCTCGTGCTCATCATCGCAGGGCTCGGCACGCTGCTGTCGTCCAGCCTCTACTCCCTCATACGTGAGTATCCCCGCTACCAGACGAGGTTCATCGGCCTCTACAACACCCTGGTGGATCGTTTCCACCTGAGGGAGTGGCTCTTCAACGACCTCTCGTGGGTGCGGACCATAGGGAGTTACCTCGTAGGCCTTTCCGGCCGCCTGGTGGAATTGGTGAGCTACACCGTCCTGGTGCTCCTCTTCCTCCTTTTCCTCCTCCTGGAGTGGCGTCACCTCCCCCGGAAGATGCTGAGGGCCCTCAGGAGGGGGCTCACCGCCCGGATCGCCCGTATCCTTGAGCACATCTCGGAGCAGATCTCCCGTTACCTCGCGGTGAAATTCTTGATCAGTCTCGCCACCGGATTGCTGGTCTGGGCGGCCTATTCGCTCATCGGTCTCGACTTCGCCTTCATATGGGGGCTCCTCGCCTTTCTCTTCAACTTCATCCCCAATATCGGGTCGGCGGTCGTCTGGGGCCTCTCCTCGCTCTTCGCCGTGATCCAGTTCTATCCGGACTGGCAGCACCCTCTCCTCGTCTCAGGGAGCATGATTCTCATCCAGATGGTGATGGGGAACCTCCTCGAACCGAAGCTCGCGGGTGAGCAGCTCAACTTGAGTCCGGTGGTGGTCCTCTTCTCGCTCCTCTTCTGGGGCTGGCTCTGGGGGGTGGCGGGGATGTTCATCGCCGTACCCCTCACCGTGATCGTGAAGATCGTGTGTGAGAACATCCCCCAGCTGAAGGCCGTGAGCATCCTCATGGGGACGGCCTCGAGACGGGACCGTTCACGAGACGGGCGGGCATGA
- a CDS encoding HAD family hydrolase yields the protein MRMRRECAPPGIRAAIFDMDGTLVNSEDVYWDADCAFLDRYGIPHDDALREYMIGRGTKGFIEWMRTQKEIPRSDEELAREKIGLFLEHARGRVQVFPEMRRLLGLFEEAGMSCALASGSPRRVIEVLLEETGLVGFFRVVVSADEVARPKPAPDVFLEAAGRLGVEPGGCVVFEDSEPGVQAALDAGMVCVAIPTLVKDRYPEVFYQADVLFEGGMGEFCAERVWEWLGCGVGVRR from the coding sequence ATGCGGATGAGGCGTGAGTGCGCGCCGCCCGGTATCCGGGCGGCGATCTTCGATATGGATGGTACGCTCGTCAATTCGGAGGATGTGTATTGGGATGCGGACTGCGCCTTTCTCGATCGGTACGGGATTCCTCACGATGATGCCCTGCGCGAGTACATGATCGGGAGGGGGACGAAGGGGTTCATCGAGTGGATGCGTACGCAGAAAGAGATCCCCAGGTCCGATGAGGAGCTGGCAAGGGAGAAGATCGGGCTCTTCCTCGAGCACGCCAGGGGCAGGGTGCAGGTGTTTCCCGAGATGCGGAGGTTGTTGGGGCTCTTTGAGGAGGCGGGGATGTCGTGTGCCCTGGCGTCGGGGTCTCCCCGACGGGTCATCGAGGTGCTGCTCGAAGAGACGGGGCTCGTGGGGTTCTTCCGGGTGGTGGTGTCGGCGGACGAGGTGGCGCGTCCCAAGCCGGCGCCGGATGTGTTCCTCGAGGCGGCGGGGAGGCTTGGGGTGGAGCCGGGTGGGTGTGTGGTCTTCGAGGACTCGGAGCCGGGGGTGCAGGCGGCGTTGGATGCGGGGATGGTGTGCGTGGCGATCCCCACGTTGGTGAAGGATCGCTACCCGGAGGTGTTCTACCAGGCGGATGTGTTGTTCGAAGGGGGGATGGGGGAGTTTTGCGCGGAGCGGGTGTGGGAGTGGCTGGGGTGTGGGGTGGGGGTGAGGAGGTAG
- a CDS encoding chorismate-binding protein — protein MRALFHDPASDTWLLFRRPLRVLVVGPEALASIPQVLEEVDHEIQRSHRYAAGWLAYEAAPAFDPVLPVYRPSGPLLCLGVFHPPEHVSLPPPRRIEPPSLTPELDEETYLFHLSRIREALEAGITYQVNYTFRLEGRSHADPLPLFLSLLDRTGPSYSAYVEAGDHAVLSFSPELFFRTHGDIVECEPMKGTAPRGATPEEDTHQAHLLFSSEKNRAENLMIVDMIRNDLGKIATIGTVEVPHLFVIRSIPYAHQMVSTVRARTSASIPRLLEALFPCASITGAPKVSTMGIIAHEEHSPRGVYTGTVGFWSRKTALFNVAIRTLVKEGPRWYYGTGGGIVWDSDPGEEYLEALLKVGALGRPLAPPAGPLHAPKEEPPTVFSSP, from the coding sequence ATGCGTGCACTCTTTCATGACCCCGCTTCCGATACCTGGCTCCTCTTCCGTCGGCCTCTCAGAGTCCTGGTGGTGGGCCCCGAAGCCCTCGCCTCGATCCCTCAGGTGCTCGAAGAGGTCGACCACGAGATACAACGCTCACATCGGTATGCTGCGGGCTGGCTCGCGTATGAGGCCGCCCCGGCCTTCGACCCCGTACTTCCGGTGTATCGCCCTTCCGGACCGCTCCTCTGCCTGGGGGTATTCCACCCTCCGGAGCATGTCTCGCTTCCCCCTCCGCGACGGATCGAGCCCCCCTCCCTCACCCCGGAACTCGACGAGGAGACCTATCTCTTCCACCTTTCGAGAATAAGAGAGGCCCTCGAGGCAGGCATCACGTACCAGGTGAACTACACCTTCAGGCTGGAAGGCCGCTCTCACGCAGATCCCCTCCCCCTCTTTCTTTCCCTGCTGGACAGAACCGGCCCTTCTTACAGCGCCTATGTGGAGGCCGGGGATCACGCGGTACTCTCGTTCTCGCCCGAGCTCTTCTTCCGCACACACGGGGATATCGTCGAATGCGAGCCCATGAAAGGGACAGCTCCTCGTGGAGCCACCCCAGAAGAGGACACCCACCAGGCCCACCTCCTCTTCTCAAGTGAAAAAAATCGAGCCGAGAATCTCATGATCGTGGACATGATCCGTAACGATCTCGGGAAGATCGCCACCATCGGCACGGTGGAGGTTCCGCACCTCTTCGTCATCCGGAGCATCCCCTACGCCCACCAGATGGTGAGCACCGTGAGGGCGCGGACATCCGCCTCGATCCCCCGGCTCCTCGAGGCCCTCTTCCCCTGCGCCTCCATCACCGGAGCCCCCAAGGTGAGCACCATGGGTATCATCGCACACGAGGAACATTCCCCACGAGGAGTGTACACCGGCACGGTGGGATTCTGGAGCAGGAAGACTGCGCTGTTCAACGTGGCGATCCGTACCCTCGTGAAGGAGGGGCCGCGCTGGTACTACGGGACCGGGGGAGGCATCGTGTGGGACTCGGATCCGGGCGAAGAATACCTCGAGGCCCTCCTGAAGGTGGGAGCCCTGGGGAGGCCTCTCGCCCCCCCTGCAGGCCCCCTCCATGCCCCCAAGGAGGAACCACCTACCGTATTTTCGTCACCTTGA
- a CDS encoding DUF1302 family protein gives MKIRWMCVVLGVCALTLGSQELSFFEEGAAGLVEVSGKVESQVRLFTDPDEDAGDQAVSPFATVELGLTYEGERSRATARLHYSQWYDYTTQEGVYRSLEDLIDEAYVQIFLPWATLDVGYLKLVWGKGDKVHVFDTINPTDYSDFINPDYLDRKKAEKMVRLSVPVGTLGSWELVYVPVFTPDVFPMEGMWVQRELSELERAVEGVIEEAAAQMAQNLTTQYITGGMNPTAAQDLASLKAAAWAEETSSSAIRYDLPDSLEDFIAATRFTYSAGGVDLGLSYQYTFDRLPVIDTSRLATDYRVTISYDRVHLFGLEAGAAPGGFNLKGELAYFLTEDTAGDDPVVRNNRIAYLAGMDKDLPFGNLNVNLQVVGTVILGTSGIEAGDTEYDEDGTYTTTLVNAGITERLLHDTLTIELAGAYAVEDGDYMIRPKLEYNVADDIFLTASYTWFGGDEAGYFGQFNGNSFFQVGARMAF, from the coding sequence ATGAAGATACGATGGATGTGTGTGGTGTTAGGCGTTTGTGCCCTGACGCTCGGTTCCCAGGAGCTCTCGTTCTTCGAGGAAGGAGCGGCCGGCCTTGTGGAGGTCTCAGGGAAGGTGGAGAGCCAGGTGCGTCTCTTCACCGATCCTGACGAGGACGCGGGTGACCAGGCGGTATCGCCCTTCGCCACGGTGGAGCTCGGCCTCACCTACGAGGGCGAGCGGTCTCGGGCAACGGCCCGGCTGCACTACAGCCAGTGGTACGACTACACCACCCAGGAGGGGGTGTACCGCTCGCTCGAAGACCTCATCGACGAGGCCTATGTGCAGATCTTCCTGCCCTGGGCCACGCTCGATGTGGGGTACCTCAAGCTCGTGTGGGGCAAGGGAGACAAGGTGCACGTCTTCGACACCATCAACCCTACCGACTACTCGGACTTCATCAACCCCGACTACCTGGACCGGAAGAAGGCCGAGAAAATGGTGAGACTCAGCGTGCCGGTGGGCACGCTGGGGAGCTGGGAGCTGGTGTACGTGCCGGTCTTCACGCCCGATGTGTTCCCCATGGAGGGGATGTGGGTGCAGCGGGAGCTGAGCGAGCTCGAGCGTGCGGTGGAGGGGGTGATCGAGGAGGCGGCCGCACAGATGGCACAGAATCTCACCACACAGTATATCACAGGAGGGATGAACCCGACAGCCGCTCAGGACCTGGCCTCACTCAAGGCCGCCGCCTGGGCGGAGGAAACGAGCTCCTCGGCCATCCGGTACGACCTCCCCGACTCGTTGGAGGACTTCATCGCCGCCACCAGGTTCACCTACTCTGCCGGTGGGGTGGACCTGGGGCTCTCCTACCAGTACACCTTCGACCGGCTCCCGGTGATCGATACCTCGCGGCTCGCCACCGACTACCGGGTGACGATCTCCTACGACAGGGTGCACCTCTTCGGTCTCGAGGCAGGGGCTGCGCCGGGAGGGTTCAACCTCAAGGGTGAGCTCGCCTACTTCCTCACCGAGGATACCGCGGGCGACGACCCCGTCGTCCGGAACAACCGCATCGCCTACCTCGCGGGGATGGACAAGGACCTGCCGTTCGGTAACCTCAACGTGAACCTCCAGGTGGTGGGTACGGTGATCCTCGGTACCTCGGGGATCGAGGCGGGAGACACCGAGTACGACGAGGATGGGACCTACACCACCACGCTCGTGAACGCGGGGATCACCGAGCGGCTCCTGCACGACACGCTCACGATCGAGCTCGCAGGAGCCTACGCAGTGGAAGACGGCGACTATATGATCCGCCCGAAGCTCGAGTACAACGTGGCAGACGACATCTTCCTCACCGCCTCCTACACCTGGTTCGGAGGAGACGAGGCGGGCTACTTCGGTCAGTTCAACGGGAACAGCTTCTTCCAGGTGGGGGCACGGATGGCGTTCTGA
- a CDS encoding TspO/MBR family protein has translation MIVKEIMLFVVAVGICLGVGFLGSSFTMPAIEGWYSTIEKPSFNPPNWIFAPVWTVLFVLMGISLYLVIRKGFSSQVGLAVLLFVVQLILNVLWSFFFFARRSPGLALVDIVILWVAILALILVFVRIERWAGYLLIPYLLWVSFATVLNASIFVLNRT, from the coding sequence ATGATAGTGAAAGAGATCATGCTCTTCGTTGTTGCGGTGGGTATCTGTCTTGGTGTTGGTTTTCTTGGCTCGTCTTTCACCATGCCTGCCATCGAAGGCTGGTACAGCACCATCGAGAAGCCCTCTTTCAATCCTCCCAACTGGATATTCGCCCCTGTGTGGACCGTTCTCTTTGTGCTGATGGGGATTTCTCTCTACCTCGTGATTCGGAAAGGGTTCTCTTCCCAGGTGGGCCTTGCGGTACTCCTCTTTGTGGTACAATTGATCCTCAACGTGCTCTGGTCGTTTTTCTTCTTCGCGCGCCGAAGTCCCGGTCTCGCGCTGGTGGATATCGTGATCCTCTGGGTCGCCATTCTCGCACTTATTCTGGTCTTTGTCCGGATAGAGCGTTGGGCAGGATACCTCCTCATTCCGTATCTATTGTGGGTGAGCTTTGCCACTGTGCTCAATGCGAGCATTTTCGTGTTGAACCGCACTTAG
- a CDS encoding aminotransferase class IV codes for MPTHPEGHTPPSEEWSSLQEHPPLLESLRWTPHGGLWLLEEHLARLERSARILRYPFCLSATRKALEDYTSTLAHPAKVRLLLHPDGRLETAHEPLSASAPPLPVPLLLSPEPVDPSWWWLRHKTTFRPFYTRMAEHEGTSYFLYWNTRGCVTETGFANILLEVGGVLFTPPEEDGLLPGVYRAHLLARGKIRVRPLRVEDLAQGRIHLINSVRGFMPARLVNGPVSRPSP; via the coding sequence ATGCCGACTCATCCAGAGGGACACACGCCCCCGTCGGAGGAATGGTCGTCTCTCCAGGAGCATCCTCCCCTCCTCGAGAGCCTGAGATGGACCCCGCACGGCGGACTCTGGCTCCTCGAAGAGCACCTCGCACGGCTCGAACGGAGCGCCCGGATCCTCCGATACCCCTTCTGCCTCTCCGCGACACGAAAGGCCCTCGAGGACTACACCTCCACGCTCGCGCACCCTGCAAAGGTGCGCCTCCTCCTCCACCCCGACGGCAGGCTCGAGACCGCTCATGAGCCGCTTTCCGCCAGCGCTCCCCCACTCCCTGTGCCCCTCCTCCTCTCGCCCGAGCCCGTGGATCCCTCCTGGTGGTGGCTCCGGCACAAGACCACGTTCCGTCCTTTCTACACCCGCATGGCGGAACACGAGGGGACCTCGTATTTCCTCTACTGGAACACCCGAGGCTGCGTCACCGAGACCGGCTTCGCGAACATCCTTCTGGAGGTGGGAGGCGTGCTCTTCACCCCTCCCGAGGAGGACGGTCTCCTCCCCGGTGTCTACCGTGCGCACCTCCTCGCAAGGGGAAAGATCAGGGTGCGCCCGCTCAGAGTGGAAGACCTTGCGCAAGGGAGGATCCATCTGATCAACAGCGTCCGCGGATTCATGCCCGCCCGTCTCGTGAACGGTCCCGTCTCGAGGCCGTCCCCATGA
- the trpS gene encoding tryptophan--tRNA ligase, with protein sequence MERKRILTGDRPTGKLHLGHYVGSLANRVKLQDDYECFFIIADLHMLTTKPEKKDVEAIAENAREMVLDYLACGIDPEKSVIYLQSAVPEVYELNLFFEMLVTVPRLQRIPTLKEMAQAAHLEEMPLGLLGYPVLQAADILLPRAHVVPVGKDNVPHVELTREIARRFNFLYGEVFPVPDPLVGEVPTLVGIDGAAKMSKSLGNAILLSDDPKTVEKKVFKMYTDPNRVRADVPGRVEGNPVFIYHDIFNPNKEEVEDLKRRYREGKVGDVEVKEKLARALNAFLDPIRERREYFRRQTGLVDEILYEGTMRMREEGRKTLIEVRKAMGLAGVWNRISRGAERRRKKQEKGGTDADEA encoded by the coding sequence ATGGAACGAAAGCGCATTCTCACGGGTGACAGACCGACGGGGAAGCTGCACCTGGGACACTATGTGGGTTCTCTCGCCAACAGGGTGAAGCTCCAGGACGACTACGAGTGTTTCTTCATCATCGCCGACCTGCACATGCTCACCACGAAGCCGGAGAAGAAGGACGTGGAGGCGATCGCGGAGAATGCGAGGGAGATGGTGCTCGACTACCTGGCGTGTGGGATCGACCCGGAGAAGTCGGTGATCTACCTGCAGTCCGCCGTTCCCGAGGTGTACGAGCTCAATCTCTTTTTCGAGATGCTCGTGACGGTCCCCCGTCTTCAGCGCATCCCGACTCTCAAGGAGATGGCCCAGGCTGCGCACCTGGAGGAGATGCCTCTGGGGCTCCTCGGGTATCCGGTGCTCCAGGCGGCCGATATCCTCCTCCCCCGAGCCCACGTGGTGCCGGTGGGGAAGGACAATGTGCCGCACGTGGAGCTGACCCGGGAGATCGCGCGCAGGTTCAATTTCCTCTACGGCGAGGTCTTTCCCGTTCCCGACCCGCTGGTGGGTGAGGTTCCCACACTGGTGGGGATCGATGGTGCGGCGAAGATGTCCAAGTCGCTCGGGAACGCCATCCTCCTCTCCGACGATCCTAAGACCGTGGAGAAGAAGGTCTTCAAGATGTACACGGATCCGAACCGGGTGCGTGCAGATGTGCCTGGAAGGGTCGAGGGTAATCCGGTGTTCATCTATCACGATATTTTTAATCCCAACAAGGAAGAGGTTGAGGATTTGAAGCGTCGGTACCGGGAGGGGAAGGTGGGGGACGTGGAGGTGAAGGAGAAGCTCGCGAGGGCGCTCAATGCCTTCCTGGATCCCATCCGAGAGCGGCGTGAGTACTTCCGCCGGCAGACGGGTCTGGTGGACGAGATCCTCTACGAGGGGACCATGCGGATGAGGGAGGAGGGGAGGAAGACCCTCATCGAGGTGAGGAAGGCGATGGGGCTCGCCGGGGTGTGGAACAGGATAAGCAGAGGGGCGGAGCGGCGGAGAAAGAAGCAGGAGAAGGGGGGTACGGATGCGGATGAGGCGTGA
- a CDS encoding DNA repair protein: MGLGSAVVRGFQEEVLGFHRREGRDFPWRRTRDPYAIFVSEMMLQQTQTSRVVGKYGEFLARFPSWEVLAGARLGEVLEVWQGLGYNRRARGVWESARMVVEWWGGRLPKEPELLEVLPMVGPYTARAVATFAYGKPCVFIETNIRTVFLDRFFPGREGVRDAEILPLVEETLYRDDVRTWYYALMDVGAAIKARRGNAGRRSAHYRRQGRFEGSVRQVRGAVLRVLVKRGGCEVGELAERLGRGREEVEGVVGALEREGLVVREGGRVYVP, translated from the coding sequence ATGGGACTGGGGTCGGCGGTGGTGAGGGGGTTCCAGGAGGAGGTGCTGGGGTTCCACCGGCGCGAGGGGCGGGATTTTCCGTGGCGGCGCACGCGTGATCCGTACGCGATCTTCGTCTCGGAGATGATGCTCCAGCAGACGCAGACGTCGCGGGTGGTGGGGAAGTACGGGGAGTTCCTGGCGCGGTTTCCCTCGTGGGAGGTGCTCGCCGGGGCGAGGCTGGGGGAGGTGCTGGAGGTGTGGCAGGGGTTGGGATACAACAGGCGGGCGAGGGGGGTGTGGGAGAGCGCCCGGATGGTGGTGGAGTGGTGGGGCGGGCGGCTGCCGAAGGAACCGGAGCTGCTGGAGGTGCTTCCCATGGTGGGGCCGTACACCGCGCGGGCAGTGGCGACGTTCGCTTACGGGAAGCCGTGCGTGTTCATAGAGACGAATATCCGCACGGTGTTCCTCGATCGGTTTTTCCCGGGGAGGGAGGGGGTGCGGGATGCGGAGATTCTCCCATTGGTGGAGGAGACGCTCTATCGGGATGATGTGCGTACGTGGTACTATGCCCTGATGGATGTGGGGGCGGCGATCAAGGCGCGGAGGGGGAATGCAGGGCGCAGGAGCGCGCACTACCGGCGTCAGGGGAGGTTCGAGGGGTCGGTGCGGCAGGTTCGAGGGGCGGTGCTGCGGGTGCTGGTGAAGCGGGGTGGGTGTGAGGTGGGGGAGCTGGCGGAACGGCTGGGGAGGGGGAGGGAGGAAGTGGAGGGGGTGGTAGGGGCGTTGGAGCGGGAGGGGTTGGTGGTGAGGGAGGGGGGAAGGGTGTATGTGCCGTAG
- a CDS encoding phosphoglucomutase, with product MAVDRLHLMSALKGYILSVSGWRKVFAASGEEQDTSPEISEADRVLAVCAGKVIGEFFRGQKQGTSLLLARDSRPTGKALCRALAAGLCMEGVGVHYAGIAAAPEVMALSAADPDLAGFVYVSASHNPVGHNGIKVGARGGVLSADEANELIRRFREEVERLGEAEAEGLLEGEAPSDLWEEEARWKDRALRAYGGFVRRVITGGEAEEEVARRWRELGEGVRRRGLVVVGELNGSARGASVDREVLEDLGCEVRLYNAEPGRFVHEILPEGESLEMCADLVRSVVEERECEVLGYVPDCDGDRGNLVYGAPGVGVRALGAQEVFALAVLGELAWLDALLPGGVQAHRVAVVCNGPTSLRVEEVAGAFGAHVVRTEVGEAHVVGKAEALRQEGWVVRVLGEGSNGGSIVHPARVRDPLATLGSVLKILALREPPYALFARWCARKGLSYHPHFTLTDVLSSLPAYLTTGTGAPEARLTIRSEDRAAFKSTYERLFLSDWELRANELHERFGITGFEEHHHEGLETHVGFGPSFRTGTQKGGLRILFKDEKGEPCAFMWMRKSGTEPVFRVMVDARAHLPGLYDYLLEWQHSLIRRADEEASRGRTRS from the coding sequence ATGGCGGTAGATCGGCTGCACCTGATGAGCGCGCTCAAGGGGTACATCCTCTCGGTCTCCGGATGGCGGAAGGTGTTCGCCGCCTCAGGAGAGGAGCAGGATACGTCGCCTGAAATCAGCGAAGCCGACAGGGTCCTGGCAGTCTGTGCAGGAAAGGTGATCGGGGAGTTTTTCAGAGGGCAAAAGCAGGGGACTTCGCTGCTCCTCGCCCGGGATTCGCGGCCCACAGGGAAGGCGCTGTGCAGGGCGCTCGCCGCAGGGTTGTGCATGGAGGGTGTGGGGGTGCACTACGCGGGGATCGCGGCGGCGCCTGAGGTGATGGCCCTCTCTGCGGCGGACCCCGATCTGGCCGGGTTCGTGTACGTGTCCGCGAGCCACAACCCGGTGGGGCACAACGGGATCAAGGTGGGGGCAAGGGGAGGGGTGCTCTCTGCAGATGAGGCGAACGAGCTCATACGCAGGTTCAGGGAGGAGGTGGAGAGGCTCGGCGAGGCGGAGGCAGAGGGGCTCCTCGAGGGGGAGGCGCCTTCGGATCTGTGGGAGGAGGAAGCCAGGTGGAAGGACCGGGCGCTCAGGGCGTACGGGGGGTTCGTGCGGCGGGTGATCACGGGGGGGGAGGCCGAGGAGGAAGTGGCCCGAAGGTGGAGGGAGCTGGGAGAGGGGGTGCGCAGGAGAGGGCTGGTGGTGGTGGGGGAGCTCAACGGGAGCGCCCGGGGGGCGAGCGTGGACAGGGAGGTGCTGGAGGACCTTGGATGCGAGGTGCGCCTTTACAATGCCGAACCCGGACGATTCGTCCACGAGATCCTGCCCGAGGGGGAGTCGCTGGAGATGTGCGCGGACCTGGTGAGGAGCGTGGTGGAGGAACGGGAGTGCGAGGTGCTGGGGTACGTGCCGGACTGCGACGGCGATCGGGGGAACCTGGTGTACGGCGCGCCCGGGGTGGGGGTGAGGGCGCTGGGGGCACAGGAGGTGTTCGCGCTCGCGGTGCTCGGCGAGCTGGCGTGGCTGGATGCGCTGCTTCCCGGCGGGGTACAGGCGCACAGGGTGGCGGTGGTGTGCAACGGGCCGACGTCGCTGCGGGTGGAGGAGGTGGCGGGGGCGTTCGGGGCGCACGTGGTGCGCACGGAGGTGGGGGAGGCGCATGTGGTGGGGAAGGCGGAGGCGCTGCGGCAAGAGGGGTGGGTGGTGCGGGTGCTGGGGGAAGGGTCCAACGGGGGGAGCATCGTGCATCCGGCACGGGTACGCGATCCCCTCGCCACGCTCGGGTCGGTGCTCAAGATCCTCGCCCTGCGAGAACCTCCCTATGCCCTCTTTGCGAGATGGTGCGCCCGGAAGGGCCTCTCCTATCATCCCCACTTCACCCTCACAGACGTACTCTCCTCTCTCCCCGCCTACCTCACCACCGGCACAGGTGCCCCTGAGGCACGTCTCACCATCCGATCAGAGGACCGGGCCGCCTTCAAATCCACCTACGAACGCCTTTTCCTGTCGGACTGGGAACTCCGCGCGAACGAACTCCACGAGCGCTTCGGCATCACCGGCTTCGAAGAACACCACCACGAAGGCCTCGAGACACACGTGGGCTTCGGCCCCTCCTTCCGCACCGGCACACAGAAAGGAGGCCTCAGGATCCTCTTCAAAGACGAAAAGGGCGAGCCATGCGCCTTCATGTGGATGCGGAAATCAGGGACCGAACCCGTCTTCCGTGTGATGGTGGATGCACGCGCACATCTCCCCGGCCTCTACGACTACCTCCTCGAGTGGCAGCACAGCCTCATCCGACGTGCCGACGAGGAGGCTTCACGAGGTCGTACACGCTCCTAA